From Nitratidesulfovibrio vulgaris str. Hildenborough, a single genomic window includes:
- the rpsP gene encoding 30S ribosomal protein S16: MAVKLRLTRMGNKKRAFYRIVAVNSETRRDGRPLEYIGFYNPMVDPAEVKIDAEKVQKWLALGAEPTDTVRNLIKKQQA, translated from the coding sequence ATGGCCGTTAAGCTCAGACTGACCCGCATGGGCAACAAGAAGCGTGCTTTCTACCGGATCGTCGCCGTCAACAGCGAAACCCGCCGCGATGGTCGTCCGCTGGAGTACATCGGGTTCTACAACCCCATGGTTGACCCTGCCGAAGTGAAGATCGACGCCGAAAAGGTGCAGAAGTGGCTGGCCCTTGGCGCCGAACCCACCGACACCGTGCGTAACCTGATCAAGAAGCAGCAGGCCTAG